The window TTCCTGCTCCACGACACGTTCGGCTTCCCGATCGACCTCACGGTCGAGATGGCCGAGGAGGCCGGGCTGCAGGTCAACCGCGGCGCGTTCGACGAGCTCATGAGCGAGCAGCGCGCACGCGCACGCGCCGACGCGAAGTCGAAGCGCACGGCGCTCGCCGACGTCGGCGTCTACTCGGAGTTCCGGGCCCTCGGCGAGACGCGCTTCGTGGGCTACACCGAACTCGAGCACGAGTCCGAGGTGCTCGGCATCCTCCAGGACGGCCACCCCGTCCGGGAAGCGAGCGCGGGCGCGCAGATCGAGCTCATCCTCGACGAGACCTCGCTGTACGCCGAAGCGGGCGGTCAGGACGCCGACTCGGGTGCGATCGTCGGCCGTTCCGGTGACTTCGCCGCCGAGGTCGTCGACGTGCAGCGCCCCGTCCCCGGGCTCGTGAGCCACACGGTCACCGTCACGCAGGGGCACGTCGCGGTCGGCGACCGCGTCGAGACGGTCGTCGATGCCGCGTACCGCCGTGGGGCGAACCAGGCGCACTCGGCGACCCACCTCATCCACGCCGCCCTCCGCGACACGCTCGGCGACGACGCCCACCAGTCCGGTTCGTACAACCGCGCGGGCTACATGCGACTCGACTTCACATGGTCGCAGGCGCTCTCGCCGGCGACGCGGAGCGAGATCGAGGAGATCGCGAACAACGCGATCCGGCAGGACTACGAGGTCGTGACCCGCGAGCTCCCGATCGACGAGGCCAAGGCCCTCGGGGCACGGGCGCTCTTCGGCGAGAAGTACGGCTCGGTCGTCCGCATGGTGGACATCGGCGGCCCGTGGTCGCGCGAGCTGTGCGGTGGGACGCACGTCGCGCACTCGTCCGAGATCGGGCTCGTCAACCTCGTCGGTGAATCGAGCGTCGGAAGCGCGAACCGGCGCATCGAGTCCCTCGTCGGCCGTGACGCGTTCAAGGACTTCGCCGCGGAGCGCGCGATCGTGCAGACGCTCTCGACGAACCTCAAGACGCCGCGGGGGCAACTCGAACAGCGCGTCGGTGAACTCGTCACGAACCTGAAGGCCGCCGAGCGGCGCATCGCCGAACTCGAGTCGGCACAGCTCGCCCTCCGTGCGCCCGACATCGCGGGTGCCGCGTCGAGGGCGGGAGCCGTGACCCTCGCGGGCGCCGAGGTGGGGGAGATCGCGTCGAGCGACGACCTCCGTTCCCTCGCCCTCGCGGTCCGCGACCGGCTCGGCAGCGTGCCGGCCGTCGTGGCGCTCGGCGCGACGTCGAAGGGCAAGCCCGTCGTCCTCGTCGCCACGAACGAGGCGGCGCGCGGTGCTGGCGTCAAGGCCGGTGCCCTCGTGCGCACGGCCGCGCAGGTGCTCGGCGGCGGCGGTGGCGGACGCGACGACGTCGCTCAGGGCGGTGGACAGGACGCGACGAAGCTCGCCGAGGCGCTGACCGCCGTCGCGCGGCAGTTGGGCGACTGAGCGTGCGGCACGGCACGCGGCTCGGTGTCGACGTCGGGCGCGCGCGCATCGGTGTCGCGCGTTCGGATCCGTCCGGCCTGCTCGCGACGCCCGTCGAGACGGTGCCTCGCGACACCACGAGGGAGCGGCACGTCGCGGCGATCGTCGCGCACGTCGTCGAGACCGACGCGATCGAGGTGCTCGTGGGGCTGCCCCTGTCGCTCGCAGGCGGCGACACGCCGTCGACGACCGATGCCCGCGACGTCGCCGCGGCGATCGCGGAGGCGACCGAGGTACCCGTGCGGCTCGTCGACGAGCGACTCACGACGGTCACCGCGGCGCGACAACTGCGCGACGTGGGGCGCAGCGCCAGCAGATCGCGCGACCGGATCGACCAGATGGCGGCCGTAGTACTCTTGCAGAACGCATTGGACGCCGAACGGTCCACTGGGCGTGAGCCGGGGGCGCCAGTGGAACGAAGGGACGAGGATTCTGTCGGATCAGAACCGAAGCGATGACCAGCACGCGCACGCAGGCGCCGACCCGTTCAGCGAGTTGCTCGCGGGGGAGACGCTGAACTCGGACGGCACGCCGACGAGCAGACGCGCTCGACGTCGCGCGGAGAGCGACGCGAAGCCACGTCGTCGCCGCGGCCCGATCATCGCGATCGTGGTCGTGCTCGCTCTGCTCGTCGCGGGTGGGGGCATCGGCTGGGTCGCGTTCGGCGATCGGATCCAGAGCGTGCTCGGCCTCGATGCGGGCGACTTCGAGGGGGCGGGCAACGGCACCGAGGTCCTCTTCACGGTCGTCGACGGCGACACGGGCACGCAGATCGGCGAACGGCTGACCGAGGAGGGCGTCGTGAAGTCCGTCAAGGCGTTCGTCTCGGCCGTCACCGGCCGCGCCGAGGAGCCCGTCTTCCAGCCCGGCACCTTCAAGCTGCAGGCGGAGATGAGCGCCGACAGCGCGCTCGACGCGCTGCTCGACCCGGCGAACCTCGCCCACTCGACGGTTCTCGTGCGAGAGGGGGAGACCCAGGCCGACGCGTTCAGCGTGATCGAGAGTTCACTCGGCATTCCCGCGACGGAGCTCGAGGCGCTCGCCGCGGATCCGCAATCGTTCGGTCTGCCCGCCGAGGCGACGAGTCTCGAGGGCTTCCTGTTCCCGGCGACCTACGACTTCGAGGACGGCGTCGACGCGCGCACCGTCCTCCAGACCATGGTCGATCGTGCGATGCAATCGCTCGACGAGCACGGCGTCGCGCCGGAATCGCGCTGGGACGTCGTCCGGCTCGCCTCGCTCATCCAGAAGGAAGCCGGCCTGCGCGAGGACTACTACAAGGTGTCGCGCGTCTTCCTCAACCGGCTCGCGATCGACATGCCGCTGCAGTCCGATGCGACCGTCGCGTACGGAACGGGGAACACGCACCGCGTGGAGACGACCGACGCCGAACGCGCCGACGCCTCGAACCCGTTCAACACGTACGTGCACACGGGCATGGTCGCGGGCCCCATCTCGAACCCCGGCGATCTCGCGATCGACGCGGCCGTGAATCCCGCCGACGGGCAGTGGCTCTACTTCGTCACCTGGAACCTCGAGACGGGCGAGACGATCTTCTCGAACACGTACGAGGAGCACCTCGCGGCGGTCGCGAAGTGGCAGCAGTGGATGGCGGAGCACCCTGAGTACGGTTGAGACGCGGCTCGCGGTACTCGGCTCACCGATCGCCCACTCGCGATCGCCCGAGCTGCACACCGCGGCCTACCGTGCCCTCGGACTCGACTGGTCGTACGGGCGCTTCGACGTCGACGAGTCCACGCTCGGGGCGTTCCTCGACGCTCGCGGCGGCGGATGGCGCGGCCTGTCGCTGACGATGCCGCTCAAGTCGGCCGTGATCCCGCGCTGCGCGACGGTTTCGGAGACCGCCGAACTCGCGGGCGCGGTCAACACGCTCGTGTTCGACGACGGCGGCCCGCGAGCCGCGGCGCACGGACACAACACCGACGTCGACGGATTCCGATCGGCGCTGCGTGAAGTGGGTGCCGTGCCGTCACGCGTCGATCTGCTCGGCGCCGGCAACACGGCCGCGTCCGCGGTCGTCGCGGTCGCGGGCCTCGGGGCCCGTCGACTCCGCGTCCTCGCGCGCCGCCCGGAGCGGGCGCGCCCCCTCGCGGATCTCGCCCGTCGCCTCGGACTCGACGTCGAGGTCGTCGAACTCTCGTCGTTCGTCGCCGACGACGAGGTCGACCTCGTCGTGGACACGATCCCCGACGGACGGCACGTGCACGTCCGGTATCCCGCGGACGTCCGAGCGCGGGCGACGCTCTTCGAGGCCGTCTACGATCCGTGGCCGCCCGCGATGGCCGCGTTGTGGCTCGACGTCGGCGGTCGCGTCGTCACGGGGCTCGACCTGCTCGTGCACCAGGCGGTCGGCCAGGTGCGGCTCTTCGTGCGGCCGGAGGACGAGGCCGTCGCGCTGCCGGACGCGACACTCGTCGGCATCATGCGCGCGGCGCTCGGGGTGTCGAGCGGCCACTGACCGACCGCTGCGCCGCCACCGTCCACGCTCGTGGGAAGATGGTTCCCATGCTCAGATGGCTCACGGCGGGCGAATCCCACGGTCCCGAACTCCTCGCGATCATCGAAGGACTCCCCGCGGGCGTTCCCCTCTCGCTCGACGACCTGCGCGCCGATCTCGCGCGGCGCAAGCTCGGCCACGGTCGTGGCGCCCGCATGAAGTTCGAGCAGGACGAACTGCACCTGTCGGCGGGCGTCCGGCACGGGCTCACGATGGGCTCGCCCGTCGGCATCCGCATCGGGAACACGGAGTGGCCGAAGTGGACCGAGGTGATGAGCCCCGAGCCCGTGGACGAGGCCGTGTTCGAGACGGGCCGAGGGCAACGGCTCACGCGCCCGCGCCCGGGACACGCCGACCTGACGGGAATGCAGAAGTACGGGTTCGACGACGCGCGTCCCGTCCTGGAGCGCGCGAGTGCACGTGAGACGGCCGCGCGCGTCGCGCTCGGTGCGATCGCGAAGCGGCTTCTCGCCGAGCTCGGCGTCCGGACCGTGAGCCACACCCTCGCGATCGGGACGGTCCGAGTGCCCGAGGGCACGGCGCTCCCCGCACCCGACGACGTCGATCGGCTCGATGCGGACCCCGTGCGCATCTTCGAC is drawn from Pseudoclavibacter chungangensis and contains these coding sequences:
- the alaS gene encoding alanine--tRNA ligase, with the translated sequence MQTAEIRRRFLDYFERRGHQVVPSASLVSDDPTILFTIAGMVPFIPYFTGVVPAPFPRATSVQKCIRTLDIEEVGKTPRHGTFFQMCGNFSFGDYFKRGAIEFAWELLTTPEDEGGLGFDPDDLWVTVYEDDDEARTVWEDVIGLPHDRVQGLGMGTNFWSAGAAGSPAGPCSEIFFDRGPAYGIEGGPATDDDRYVEIWNLVFMQYERGAGTSKDDFELVRELPKKNIDTGMGLERIAFLKQGVENMYEIDQVRPALDAAASLAGTTYGADHEDDVRLRVIADHVRSSLMLMSDGVQPGNEGRGYILRRLLRRVVRAMRLLGYDAPSFPVLFPASRDAMKDAYPEVVADFDRISRLAYAEEETFRRTLAQGTVILDEAVSATKQEGATTLSGDTAFLLHDTFGFPIDLTVEMAEEAGLQVNRGAFDELMSEQRARARADAKSKRTALADVGVYSEFRALGETRFVGYTELEHESEVLGILQDGHPVREASAGAQIELILDETSLYAEAGGQDADSGAIVGRSGDFAAEVVDVQRPVPGLVSHTVTVTQGHVAVGDRVETVVDAAYRRGANQAHSATHLIHAALRDTLGDDAHQSGSYNRAGYMRLDFTWSQALSPATRSEIEEIANNAIRQDYEVVTRELPIDEAKALGARALFGEKYGSVVRMVDIGGPWSRELCGGTHVAHSSEIGLVNLVGESSVGSANRRIESLVGRDAFKDFAAERAIVQTLSTNLKTPRGQLEQRVGELVTNLKAAERRIAELESAQLALRAPDIAGAASRAGAVTLAGAEVGEIASSDDLRSLALAVRDRLGSVPAVVALGATSKGKPVVLVATNEAARGAGVKAGALVRTAAQVLGGGGGGRDDVAQGGGQDATKLAEALTAVARQLGD
- the mltG gene encoding endolytic transglycosylase MltG, whose protein sequence is MVVLALLVAGGGIGWVAFGDRIQSVLGLDAGDFEGAGNGTEVLFTVVDGDTGTQIGERLTEEGVVKSVKAFVSAVTGRAEEPVFQPGTFKLQAEMSADSALDALLDPANLAHSTVLVREGETQADAFSVIESSLGIPATELEALAADPQSFGLPAEATSLEGFLFPATYDFEDGVDARTVLQTMVDRAMQSLDEHGVAPESRWDVVRLASLIQKEAGLREDYYKVSRVFLNRLAIDMPLQSDATVAYGTGNTHRVETTDAERADASNPFNTYVHTGMVAGPISNPGDLAIDAAVNPADGQWLYFVTWNLETGETIFSNTYEEHLAAVAKWQQWMAEHPEYG
- a CDS encoding shikimate dehydrogenase, producing the protein MSTVETRLAVLGSPIAHSRSPELHTAAYRALGLDWSYGRFDVDESTLGAFLDARGGGWRGLSLTMPLKSAVIPRCATVSETAELAGAVNTLVFDDGGPRAAAHGHNTDVDGFRSALREVGAVPSRVDLLGAGNTAASAVVAVAGLGARRLRVLARRPERARPLADLARRLGLDVEVVELSSFVADDEVDLVVDTIPDGRHVHVRYPADVRARATLFEAVYDPWPPAMAALWLDVGGRVVTGLDLLVHQAVGQVRLFVRPEDEAVALPDATLVGIMRAALGVSSGH
- the ruvX gene encoding Holliday junction resolvase RuvX, whose protein sequence is MRHGTRLGVDVGRARIGVARSDPSGLLATPVETVPRDTTRERHVAAIVAHVVETDAIEVLVGLPLSLAGGDTPSTTDARDVAAAIAEATEVPVRLVDERLTTVTAARQLRDVGRSASRSRDRIDQMAAVVLLQNALDAERSTGREPGAPVERRDEDSVGSEPKR